The sequence GGCGCGATGTGTGCAACAGCTTCAAATCACCGGGTTCGGGTCTGGAACTGCGACAAGCTCTACACGACTTACTCAGCAATCCAGTACAACCGCAGCGTCTACGACACCTTCTACAAGTTCTACGTGGCCTATGCGGGGAGTATGGCCGCGTCCGAGTCTCAAGTCGGCTGGTGGTTGTTCCAGCAAGCCACCTGCACTCCAGTAGTGGGGGCTGTTGGCACCAGTCTCGGAGCCGAAGCGGGGGTGCTGGCCAGTTTGGCCTGCGAAAACGGCATTACCGCGGTCGGACGCTACATCGGAGTGCCGGGATGAGCACTCAGGAGGTGAATATGACAGTCAGGAATCCCAGTCCGGCCGCCCGGCGTTTGATGCTGTTCTTCAGCGCCGTGCTTCTGATCTTCATGGTGGCACAAGCCATCACTACCGGCAGCCTGATGCTGTGGGCCACCATCGTGTTCGTCCTCACCGTCGGCATCCCGGTGGCGATCGTCCAGGGCCGCAAACACGACCGGCGCTACAAGAGGTGAGACATGGCGGTGGTTCTTCGGAGCCGCCGCCTTTCTCATTAATAACTAAAAAACCGGGATCACATCCCGGTTTTTTAGTGGGTCTAAACTTACGACAATTCGCCGCCGTGAACAATTAGAGCGTGCATGACGACCACGTCGATAACAATGACGATGATCGACCAAATCGGGTAGTAGGGCACAAAAGCCAGGTTAGCCACGGCGCTAATTAGCGCGAGCAACACACCAACGGTTCTAGCCCAAACTTTACCCTGCATGACGGCAATACCAGCCGCCACAATGACGATGCCCAGGATTAGGTGAACCCAACCCCAGCGGGTAACGTCCACGTTAACCAATACGTTTTCGGTCACCACAAAGAATGCATCTTTGACGATAGCCGTTAACCCAACGAATGCCTGAAACAAGCCGACCAATACCATCATGAACGATGCAAAGGCGACCCAACCGACCCAAGATTCGGAGTCGTTTCTACTTGCCATAAAACCTCCTAATATTAATTCAACTTCACTATAAGCCTAGGCCAAGCAATTCTCAAGCCTTATGTTTAATTAGCCCAAGACTAGTCGCGGTTGTCTTTGGTCTGCCGGCGCGCGTATTGTCGAGTCACAACTCGGCCTAGGATGATTCTTGCCAGCACTAAGAATATGGTAATGCCGACAAAAACATAAAAAGTTGTAAAGATTTTACCAGCCGCCGTTTTGGGCACAAAATCGCCATAACCAACCGTGGCTAGTGTAATGATCGTAAAGTAATAGGCGTTCAACCAACTAAAATGCTCAACTAGGTGATAAAAAATCACGCCGCCAGTAATAAAAGCGAGGGCCACCAGGGCGACTCGACTGTAAACCACGCTTTCTTTAATTTGATCAATACTAGGGATTTTGGGCTTTGGCTCTTCCATAGTGGTATTGTAGCGTGCTTGGAGTTGAGGCGCCATCGCGCCCACGCTTTATAGTCAGCCGGCTTGGCGTTATTCTTAGAAGATGCTCATGAAAATAACTAGCCCAGCTTTTTTGAACAACAGCCCCATACCAGAAGAATTTACCTGCAAGGGCCCAAACGCCAGTCCGCCTTTACAGATTGAAGGCGTCCCAGCTGGAGCGCTTGAGCTAGCCCTAGTGGTCGAGGATCCCGACGCCCCTGGTCGGATTTGGCAGCACTGGCTAGTCTGGAATATTGATCCAACTACCACCGAAATTATCGCTGGAGCCAAACCAACAGGGGCCGTCGAGGGAATAACGGATTTTGGCAGCCCCGGCTACGGTGGGCCTTGCCCACCCAGTGGCACCCATCGCTACCACTTTAAACTGTTTGCTCTGGATGCGCCCTTGCTTTTAGCTGCTTCGGCTGGTCGAGCTGAGTTGAACCAAGCCATGGCCGGACACATTCTGGCTGAGGCTGATTTAGTCGGACTATTTGGCCATAATCAAAAAGCCTAACCAAAACCTAATTTTCTAAATGCCAGTTGACTCCAATCACAATCCAGAACCTAGAGTAAAGCGCCGAATTACGGTTTTGGTCTTGGCTTTGATAACTCTTGGTCTAGGCGCTGGTTGGCAAGCTTCCAAGAACCCCGGGCCGGTCAGATCAATCGAGACTACCGTAGCGCAAAATCAGCCCGGGTTGTATCAGGTTACTCGCATTGATGATGGCGACACCATCGTCGTAAACCAGGGCGGCACCTCTGAAACGGTGCGTTTGATCGGCATTGATACGCCTGAAGTTAAAGATCCGCGCAAACCAGTTCAATGTTATGGACCTCAAGCTTCAGACGAAACCAAACATTTGTTAAGTGGACAGCGCGTTCGACTCGAGCCCGATCCTATCGGCGATAACCGCGATAAGTATCACCGCCTGTTGCGTTATGTTTATTTGCCGGACGGTACGTTCATAAATCAACTCTTGATTAGCCGCGGCTTTGCTTTTGTCTACACAATTTTTCCGTTTCAAAAACTAGACGATTTTAAAGCTGCTCAAACTCAGGCCCGCCAGTCCCAATTGGGTTTGTGGTCGGCCTGCCGAGTTGATGAATCGAGCGATATTTTGCAAACCAATCCGCTTTGATCGTTAAGTTCTAAGCGGTTGGGTCGGGTCCGTTTTCGGGCCGGCCGATGCGAGCGGTGATAATAACTTGGCGCAGTTCGCCGCGATCGTCTTTAATTTGGGTGGCACTAGTTTCGTTGTAGTAGGAGACCAAGTGGTGGCTGAGGATCTCGCCCAAATCTTTGAGCTTAAACTTTAGTTCATCCAGATCGGCAGAGAGTTTTTGATAATCCTTATCAGCTCGCAATATTTCTTTAGCCTTGGTCCTTTTAGTCACCAGGTCTTTAATTTCGTCCTCTAATTCCAAATAATCGTCGTTGCCCTCGGCAATGTCACTCAATTGGTCTTTGAGTGTTTTGGCCTCGATTTTGGCCTCTGTGATTTCGCCCATTAGGCGGTGTATTGCATCAAGTGTTGATTCGTCCATAACCCCTCATTTTGTCATGCGTTCCAGTATAGGCAAGACAAGCCGCTGGGTAAATAGAGGAGGCCCCGTGCGTGCACGGAGGCCTGTAGTGAGATTGAAAACGGCAGGTCGAGACTTAGGAGCTGGTTCGGCTCAGCCGCACCCTGAGGTCGTCAATTTGCCGGTGGGCACTGGCATCGCGCCCGAGGCTGGCTTGGGCATTGGCGATGGCGCGAGCGTTGCTGAAAGGCAGTGAAGACAGGAAGGAGAACAAGCGGGTAGAGCGGAGTCGTTGAAACAAAATGTTTCTCCTGGTAGCGGACGGTTTTCAAACCACAAGGGGGCATTCTAGCAAAGAATGTCACTTTTGACAACTGTTAATACTAACAAACTAAGCGTCAAAATCGTTAAAGTCTTGTGACAGACTGCTTATGGTAATAGTCGCAAAAGTCGCATTGGCATAACTTCGCAAATTGGGATATTCGCCCAATGCCTAAATCGACTAGTGATTCTATGATGCCAGTGATAGGAGGGAGCAGGTCATGGAGTTAGAAGACAGGGGTCGAACCAGGCGGAGTGTTGAAGATGTCTTGGCGCGCGATGAGGATCCGATCGCCAAAGTCCAAGACATCGTGGACTTGGGTTTTGACGAGGAGGTGGCTAACGATATCGTTGAGCGCTACCAAATCGGCCAGTCTCAAGTGGTTTATTATGAGCAGCTGCCCGGGTCCAAATCAGACTAGTGGCTGCAATCTAGACTCAAACGGACTACACTTGGGTGGTGTTTAAGTTTGGCTATTTATTAATCCAAAATATGGTCCGTTCTAATGGTTGAGCGTCAGACCAATTTGCCGCTCTACCCCAAGGTTTTATGGAATCGTCCGGTTTCTAGGGCTCAGAGCGGTCGGCTTTTGATAGTTGGTGGCAGACGGGGGGCCATTGCAGTACTCCAAAGCGTCTTTCAAACCGCGGTTGCGGCTGGCATTGGCCAAATCAAAATTCTGGCTCCCGATGTTCTTAAGCCATTACTTAGCGGTGTGGCCGAAGCTAGCTTTGGCCCCTCGACTAATTCGGGATCGCTAGCTCGATTAGGCCTGGATCTCTTAACCGAACTCGCCAGCGATGCCGATGCCGCATTGTTAGGAGCTGATCTAAGTAATAGTTCTGAAACCGCCATTCTAGCCGAACGCTTTATTGCCAGTTATCATCAAGGGCTGATACTAGTAGCCGACGCCATACCAATGATTGCGCAGTCTCCAGATGTCGTACGCCAACGCCCTCGAACTCTATTGGTATTTACGATGCAGGAGCTCTTTAAACTGGCGGGCAAACTGGGTCTTCCGATCCACATTCGACCAGAGGCAGGACTAGCCGCCAAAGTTGAGATCGCAAGCGATTTCTGGGAGCTATCGAGGATTGATCTGGCCTTAATTGGCCCGGAAATAATTATCAGGTCCGGATCAAAGACATCGATCACGCCATTACCGCCCAAGACCAGGCTTGAACCAACCGCCGCCGCTGGGGTTTTAAGTGTTTTCTATACTCAGAACCCCAGCGCCAGTTTCGAGGGCCTAACGACTGGGGCCTTTGTGTTAGCGCAGTCTGTTGGTGAACAAGCTCAAACCACCGATCAATTAGCCGCTGCCATCATTAAAGTAGTTAATGAAGCTGATCAAAATTAGGTGATATACTTCAACTAAGATGCCTGAGCAATTCCAACCCGGTCCCGAAGAAGTTGGCGCTGATCCGATTGAGGTTACCCCAACCAAGCCTAAGGCAAGAGTAGCCGATCACCCGATCAGCAGTTTTAATTTGAACACCAAGGGTCAAAACCCGGATTTTCCCGATTTTGATGATGAAAATGCTCCGGAACTTTTGCCGTCAACTGAACTCCAAGCTGAGTTGGAAGACCTGAGGTTGCCCATCAACCCCGAATCTGGGCAGCATTTAGGCTACCTTGAACTCAACCGAGACGCCGCTGATCCACGGCCAGTGGTCAGTTTTTTTGAATATAGTGTCGATGCTGATCACGCCGGCTCTAAGCATTTGCTGGAGCAGTTAGCCTTACAGAGCCAGCGCCATATTTACGCCTTTGAAAACCCCAGCACTGGTGGGTCTGATAAATTAACCGCCGAACAGCACGAGGCCCTCAAAAAGGGCGATTTTGAACCCATTGCCAGATCAATTCTAGAAAATATGCAAGCAGTTGGCTTAAAAGCTGTTGATCTTAATGGTCACTCGTTGGGTGCCCGCATTGCAGGATCAGTTGCCGCTCATGCCAGCGAATACGGGATCGTGGTCAAGAATTTGGTACTGATGGAGCCAGCTGGGCTCGATGATGCCTCAATCGGGAAACTAATCTATCGCTTGGGAGTCAAGGAAGGCTGGAATATGATCAAATAC is a genomic window of Candidatus Saccharimonadales bacterium containing:
- a CDS encoding potassium channel family protein — its product is MEEPKPKIPSIDQIKESVVYSRVALVALAFITGGVIFYHLVEHFSWLNAYYFTIITLATVGYGDFVPKTAAGKIFTTFYVFVGITIFLVLARIILGRVVTRQYARRQTKDNRD
- a CDS encoding YbhB/YbcL family Raf kinase inhibitor-like protein, yielding MLMKITSPAFLNNSPIPEEFTCKGPNASPPLQIEGVPAGALELALVVEDPDAPGRIWQHWLVWNIDPTTTEIIAGAKPTGAVEGITDFGSPGYGGPCPPSGTHRYHFKLFALDAPLLLAASAGRAELNQAMAGHILAEADLVGLFGHNQKA
- a CDS encoding thermonuclease family protein, translated to MPVDSNHNPEPRVKRRITVLVLALITLGLGAGWQASKNPGPVRSIETTVAQNQPGLYQVTRIDDGDTIVVNQGGTSETVRLIGIDTPEVKDPRKPVQCYGPQASDETKHLLSGQRVRLEPDPIGDNRDKYHRLLRYVYLPDGTFINQLLISRGFAFVYTIFPFQKLDDFKAAQTQARQSQLGLWSACRVDESSDILQTNPL
- a CDS encoding alpha/beta hydrolase, which codes for MPEQFQPGPEEVGADPIEVTPTKPKARVADHPISSFNLNTKGQNPDFPDFDDENAPELLPSTELQAELEDLRLPINPESGQHLGYLELNRDAADPRPVVSFFEYSVDADHAGSKHLLEQLALQSQRHIYAFENPSTGGSDKLTAEQHEALKKGDFEPIARSILENMQAVGLKAVDLNGHSLGARIAGSVAAHASEYGIVVKNLVLMEPAGLDDASIGKLIYRLGVKEGWNMIKYQKHVQDPRGKETFDTPIDVVKNYAGMIRRDTKGNIWAYPKGLGKPTLATDLILALKTQEGMKTHLITGGASQIARRKTVNETYTALSTVYGPRVHMVRLPGDTHMLNMGAARRMAWHISRLIDN